ATCGACTCATCCGCCGAGTCGGCCGAGGTCGACTCGCGCACCTCCGGACTGGGCGAGCGCGACCAGCAGATCATCTCCTTCGAGCGCCAGTGGTGGAAGTACGCCGGCGCCAAGGAGCAGGCCATCCGCGACCAGTTCGGGATGTCCGCCACCCGCTACTACCAGGTGCTCAACGCTCTGATCGACCGTCCGGACGCGCTCGCGTTCGACCCGTTGCTCGTCAAGCGGCTCCGCCGGCTACGTTCCAGCCGCCAGCGGGCTCGCGCCGCGCGCCGCCTCGGCACCGACGGGTGACCTCCCCGGACACACTGCCGACGCCCACCACGCCCGAGGGCGAGGCCGCGTTACGCGCGATCGTCGAAGATCCCGGGCAGTCGATGCTCGCCTTCGACTTCGACGGAGTGCTGTCACCGATCGTCGACGACCCCGAACGCGCCTTCGCCCACCCCGGAGTGCTGCCCGCGTTCCGGCGGCTGGCCCCCAGCTTCCGTGCGCTCGCGATCGTCACCGGACGGCCTGCCGAGCTCGTGGTCCGGCTGGGTGAGTTCGCCGGCGTCTCCGAGCTGGCCGGCCTGCTCGTGGTCGGCCACTACGGCGAGGAACGCTGGGACGCCCGCACCGGTGAGGTCACCGCACCGCCGGTGGCCCCCGGCGTCGAGGAGGTCCGCCGCGCGCTGCCGGACCTGCTGCGCCGCTGGGGTGCGCCCGACGGCACCCGCGTGGAGGACAAGGGCCGGGCGGTCGCGGTGCACGTACGCCAGACCGCCGACCCGGCCGCCGCGACCGAGCTCCTCACCGACCGGCTCACCGAGCTGGCCCGCGCCCACGACCTGGAGGCCCAGCCCGGCCGGATGGTGCTGGAGCTCAAGCCCGGCGGCATGGACAAGGGCGCGGCGCTGCGCAGGCTGGCCGAGGATGTGGGCCCGCGCGCCCTCGCCTACACCGGCGACGACCTCGGCGACCTGCCGGCCTACGACACGGTCGAGGAGCTGCGCACGCAGGGCATCGCCGGACTGAAGGTCTGCTCGGGATCGACCGAGGTCACCGCCCTCGCCGACCGGGCCGACCTGGTGCTCGACGGCCCGCCGGGAGTGGCGGCGTTCCTCGACGCCCTCGCCGACACCTTGGACGCCTGACTCCGGTTGCCGGGGTGTGTCAACGCGAGGTTGCGGGTTCGGTGTCCTGTTGCGCCGGTTGGTCCGGTGCCCCGCCGCTGCGGGTCAACCGGTCGGCCTCGTCGCCGGTGCTGGCGTACCTCTCCTCGTCGGTGTCCACAGCGGTGCCTGCGGGTGGCGACAGTGCGGGCGACAGTGCGGGCGAGGCGTCCGGGAGTGGTGCGGGCGCCGGTGCGTACGTCGGTGCGGAGCCGGACCGATACCGCGTCCGGCCGCCCTCGTCGCGGGCGTCGACGACGATGATGCCCGCGATCGGCAGCTGCAGCCGGTCCAGAACCTGAATCGCCCGCCGTGCCTCGGCCACGCCGGTGGAGCAGGCACGTACGACGACCACCGCGGCGTCACACTCCGCGGCCAGTGCGGACAGCCCGGCGCCGACCAGTACGGGCGGGCCGTCGAGGACGAGCACGTCGCTGTGCTCGCGAGTCGAGGTCAGGAAGTCCCGGAAGGCGACGCTGCGCAGCAGGGCGCGGCTGAGCTCGGGATCGCACTCGTCGGCGGACACCACCCGCAGCGGACCCTGCGCGGACTTCAGCTGCTCCGGCTTCGACATCAGCTGCTGGACGGTGTACTCCCCGCCGCCCGGGAAGTGCGGACCGACGCCGGGACGGTGCAGGTCCGTCTCCACCAGGGTCACGCGGTAGTACTGCTCGGCGAGCGCGAGCGAGATCAACGCGCTGACGAATGCCTTGCCGTCGTCCTGGTAGGCGCTGGTGACCAGCAGCCGACGGTCCGGGATGTCGGTGAGCGGAGCCAGCGCGGCGACCGCGGACCGTACCGGCCGGGCGACCCGCAGGCGGCGCCACGCGCCGAGCGCACCCTTGCGCTGATGCCGGTCCGGTACCCGCGGAAGGGTGCCCAGGATGCCGACCTGGAGTTCGCGCTCGATCTGGTCGGTGGACCGCAAAGTGCTGTCGGTGCGCCGGCGTACGACCACGATCACCAGGCCGGCGAGGAGTCCGGCGACCCCGCCCAGCAACAGGTTCCGGGGCAGGTTGGTGGGTGTCGCGGTGGTGGAGGTCGCCGCGCGGTCCCAGGGACTCACCGTCAAGGTCGTCCCGCTCCCGAACGTTCCCGCGGAAGCGACCTGTGCGCGGAGCACGGTCGCCGCGGTGTTCACGATCGCCGCGGCCCGCCGGGAGGTCCTCGCGTCGCCGGTGAGGGTGACGACCTGGACCCCGGGCTGGTAGCTCGCGTGCAGGTGACCCGACACCGCGCCGGCGGGGATCCCCGTCTGGGCGGCGGTGAGGTGGGCGACTCGTGCCGACTCGGCCAGCCGGGCGACGGTGGCCACCGCGCCCTGCGACAGGACCGGGTCGTACCCGCCGGCGGCCGGGATGCCGGTGCCGTCGGCAGGTGCGGGCCGGCCGGTGTTCGCCGGTGCCGGCGAGTACGCCGCCACCGTCATCGACGACCGCGCCTCGTAGGTCGGTGTCACCCAGATGGTGAGGGCGAACGCGGCGGCCAGGCCGATGCCGGTGGTCAGGACGAGGATGCCCGCCGGCCACCCGGCGGCGCGCACCGCGCCGCGACGGTTGAGAGAGCTGCTCACGTCGGTCGCCTTTCCAGGTACGCGGCGGCCGGGATTCCGGGCGTCGGGAACGCCCGTCAACCCCGGCTTGCGCAGCGGCTGTCGGAAATCGCGCATTCGGTAGTGAATGCTCTCCAGCGGGCATGCCGGACAATCGCCGGATTCCGAACCAGCGGATTTCGGGTCGTTCCGGCGTACGGCCTCAGACCTCAGGCCTCAGGCCCTCAGGGCGTCGAGCTGCTCGGCCAGCCAGCCGCGCGGCGGGCACCTGCCCGCCGCCTCCGCCAGCGCAGCCGACCGCGCGCGGCGTTCCGCACCGCTCAGCGACAGCGCGGCGTGCATGGCTTCGGCGGTCTCCTCGATGTCGAACGGGTTGATCAGGAACGCCGCGTCGCCGAGTTCGACGGCGGCGCCGGCCTCCCGCGACAGCACCAGCGCGCAGCCGTTGTCGGAGACGATCGGGATCTCCTTGGCGACGAGGTTCATGCCGTCCCGGATCGGGTTCACGACCGCGACGTGGCCCATCCGGTACGCCGCGAGCGAGCGCGCGTAGTCGTCGTCGACGCTCAGCAGCAGCGGGTCCCAGTCCGGGCTGCCGAACTCGTCCACGATCTCCTTGGCGATCCGCTGCACCGAGGCGGAGTACTCGCGGTACTCCGGAATGTCGTGCCGGCTCGGGTAGGCCAGCGCCGCGTGCACGACCCGGCCCTGCCATTCCGGCCGGCGGCGCAGCAGTTCGCGGTACGCCAGCAACCCCCGGACGATGTTCTTGCTCAGCTCGGCCCGGTCGACCCGTACCAGCAGGAGCCGGTCACCGACCTGGGCGCGCAGCCCCGCCATCCGGGCCCACACGTCGGGTGCGTTGGCCCGGGCGCGCATGGCGCCGGCGTCCACGCCGAGGGGGTGCACGCCCACGACGGTGCGCCGGCCGGCGTACTCCACGGTGTTGTGCGCCCGGTCGACCCGCGCGCCGAGGACGGACTCACAGCACGCCAGGAACGCGGCCGCCCACCGCTCGGTGAGGAACCCGGCGTTGTCGGCGGCGAGCAGTCCCTCCAGCAGGGCGACGGCCACGTCGTCGGGCAGCAGCCGGAAGTAGTCCGGCGGCGCCCACGGGGTGTGCGAGAAGTGCCCGATGGCGAGGTCGGGCCGGCGGGCGCGCAGCAGTTGCGGTGCCAGGGTGAGGTGGTAGTCCTGGATCAGCACCCGCCCGCCAGGTGCGGCCTCCTCGGCGAGCGCCTGCGCGAACGCCGTGTTGTAGTCCACGTAGGACGCCCACTCCCGGCGGAACCTCCGGTCGAAGACGGGCGTGTTGGCGGTGTCGAACAGCAGGTGGTGCAGAAACCACAGCGTGGAGTTGGCGATGCCGTTGTACGCACGGGTGAAGGTGAGCGGTTCGATGTCGAGCAGCCGGACCGGAAGCGTCCCGGTGTCGTAGCCCGCGGCGTCCAGCCTGCCCGACGGCGCCGACCTGGCCGCCAGCCGGTCGGCGTCGGACAGTGCGGCCGCGACCCAGAGCGCGTCCTCCTGCGGGGGGATCGCCGCGAGCGCCGAGGACAGTCCGCCGGAGCCTCCGACGCAGTGGAGCCGGCCGGCGTCGTCCTGGCGGAACGAGACCGGGCCCCGGTTGGAGGCGAGCAGGACGCTCTTGTTCGGTTCGCTCGCCATGGCGTCTGAGCCTAGGCCCTGGGCTCGGGCCGATCCGCCGTTCAGGCCACTCGGGAGTGCTGACCGACAGGTCGCGAACCTGGTGGCGAACCTGGTTACAAAGCTGTGCGAAGGCGGGTCGGCGGTGCCACACCCGGGCACATCTGCAGCGTGGCATCGCGAAGTGGGCCGAAGAGCATGCCCAGAAGTGTGCACAGAAGTGTGGTGGGCCGTGGCCTTTCGGTCGTACGCAAACAGCCGGTCGTACGCCTGCGGTGGCTGCTGGCGTTCGCCCTCCTGCTGCCGCTCGCGGCGGTGACGGACGCCGTCGCGGCCGGCCATCCCGGTACGCCGGTGATGCGGCAGGGGCAGACGGTCGCCTTCGGCCGGACCGGGGAGTACGCGGGTGCCGCCTGGCGGCTGGTGACGTTCGTCCCGAGCGCGCCGCGGCATGCCCTGCGGGTGCGGACCGGTTGGACGGCCGTGTACGTCGCGCTGACGGTCACCCCGCGAGACAGCGCCGCGGGCGGCCGGATCCAGGGGTGCCGGCTCTCCGTCGCCGACCGCGGGGGTCACGCCTGGTATCCCGCGGGCGTGCTGTTCACCGACATCCGGCGGCAGGTCGAGGACGCGGCGATCGGCTGCTTCCGGCACACCGGCCGGTTCCTGCGGCACCCGATTCCCGCCGGGAAGACGCAGAACGTCGTGACCGCGTTCCTCGTGCCGAAGGCCTCGGTCCGCGACCTCGCCCTGCGGGTACTGGTGCCCGACGCCGCGCCGGCCTACCTGCGGCTCGTACCAGGCATCGATGTAAAGCACGCTTGACACCGCCGTGCATGTAAAGCACCCTTGACACCGTGCGAAACGACGTACGGGAGCTCCGAGTCGGGAACGGGCTGTCCCAGGCCGAACTCGGCGGGGTGCTCGGCGTCTCCCGGCAGACGGTCAACGCGATCGAGACCGGGCGGTATAGCCCCTCGCTCGCGCTGGCCATCCAGCTCGCCCGTTACTTCGGGCGGCCCGTGGAGGAGGTCTTCCATGTCGACACCTGAGAGCGGTTCGGAGCACTCGGTCGACCGGCCGGGCGGCCGCGCTCGCGCGGGCCGTCGCGTCTCGATGCCGATGGTGGCGGTCTGTGTTCTCGGCGGCGTCGTGATGGGCGTCGTGGGCTTCGTCCAGGAGGAGTACCTCGCCGGTGCGATCGCGGTGCTGATCATGGTCGGCCTGGCCGTCGTGCTGGTGGTGGGCTCGCGGTTCAGCGACACGGTGGCGCTGCTCGGCGACGACCTCCACGAGGAACGCAACGTCGAGCTCCACCGGCGGTCCGCGCTGATCACGCTGAACCTCGTCGCCGCGGTCGTCGTGGTCGCCGCCATCGTCGACTTCGCCCGGGGCGGCCCGGGAACACCCTGGGTCTACATCGCCGGGCTGATCGGTGTGACGTACGTCGGCTGCCTGCTCGTCCTCAACCGGCGCGGGTGACCTGCCGGGCTCACCGAACGCCCCGCCGGCGGGCGGCACCCGCGCGGCCGGCCCGCACCCCACCTCCGTACGCACGTACTCACGTACTCACCCACTCACGAGGGGACACATCATGCTGCCCGGATTCTGGGCCAGACGGCTCGTCGTACTCGTCCTCGGAACGGCCACGCTCGGCTTCCTGGCCGCTCCTCCGCCGCCCGCGCAGGCGGCGCCAGCCGAAGCCGCGACCACCTCGACCAGCTCGTCCACCTCGTCCACCTCGTCCACCAAGACCGCCTCAACCACCTCGTCCGGAACCGCGGACCGGCTGCGGCAGCTCGCCGACCACCTGCGGGACGCGGGTGTGCCCGGCGTGGTGGTCGCCCGCCGCGACGGCGACCGCCTCACCCGGGTGGCCCGCGGCGTCGCGAACCTGCGCACCGGCCGGGCCGCCCGTCCCGACGACCGCTACCGCATCGGCAGCAACACCAAGACGATGACCTCGGTGGTCGTCCTGCAACTGGTGGCCGAGGGCCGCCTGAGCCTGGACGACAAGGTGGTGCGTCACCTGCCCGGCCTCGGCCTGGATCCGCGGATGACGGTGCGGCACGTGCTCCAGCAGACCAGCGGTCTGCACACCGACACGATGGTCTTCACGCCGCCGCGCACCGTGGAGTCCGTGCGCTTCGAGTACTTCACCCCGCGGGAACTGGTCCGGCTCGCCCTCACCAACCCCGAGCCGCGCCAGGCGCCCGGCACGCACTGGGAGTACTCCAACACCAACTACGTCATCGCCGGCATGCTGATCGAGGCCGTCACCCACCACCCGGCGCAGGTGGAGCTGGCCCGGCGGATCTTCCGTCCGCTCGGCCTGCACGACACCTACTTCCCGGTGGCCAGTCCCTTCGTCCGGGGCAGGCACCTGAACGGCTACCTGCCCGCAGGGGAGGGTGAGCCGCCGGTCGACCTCACGGTGTACGGCATGAGCTGGGTGCGTACGGCCGGCGCGGTGGTGTCCACCACCCGCGACGAGACGACGTTCCTGCACGCGTTGTTCACCGGCCGGCTGCTGCCGAGGGCGCAGCTCGCGCAGATGACGGACACCGGTGAGTTCGGCTACGGCCTGGGGTTCCCGGTGCGGGTGCCCTGCGTGCCCGGCGGCGTCGCCTGGGGCCACGACGGCGCGGTGTTCGGCTACAGCAGTGGAGTCTTCAGTACGCCGGACGGCTCCCGGCAGGCCGCCGTAGGCGCCAACACCTGGCTGCTCACCGACGCGGGTGAACTGAACCCGCTGCCGGCCCAGGCGGCCGCCGCCGCCCTGTGCGACGGCTCGCCGAGCCCGGCCGAGGTGGCGCCGCCGTGGCGGGCCACGCCGGTCGCGGCAGCGGCGGCGCCGGTCCGATGAGTCCGGGTTGTCCTCCATTCGGACACCTCGTCTCGCATTCTGAACCCAGCCGACGTTCGCCCGGACCTACCCGTTAGGCTCGCCCGCAGGCGGTGACGCGACCGGTGTCGCCGCCTGCCCCGGGAGGGGCACGCACGACCGAACCACCACAACTGCACAAGGAACTCATCCAGAGGGGCAGAGGGACCGGCCCGACGAAGCCCCGGCAACCGGCCGACCGCCGACGAGTGTGTCTCGCGTTCTTGCAGGCCCA
This Actinopolymorpha cephalotaxi DNA region includes the following protein-coding sequences:
- a CDS encoding serine hydrolase domain-containing protein — its product is MLPGFWARRLVVLVLGTATLGFLAAPPPPAQAAPAEAATTSTSSSTSSTSSTKTASTTSSGTADRLRQLADHLRDAGVPGVVVARRDGDRLTRVARGVANLRTGRAARPDDRYRIGSNTKTMTSVVVLQLVAEGRLSLDDKVVRHLPGLGLDPRMTVRHVLQQTSGLHTDTMVFTPPRTVESVRFEYFTPRELVRLALTNPEPRQAPGTHWEYSNTNYVIAGMLIEAVTHHPAQVELARRIFRPLGLHDTYFPVASPFVRGRHLNGYLPAGEGEPPVDLTVYGMSWVRTAGAVVSTTRDETTFLHALFTGRLLPRAQLAQMTDTGEFGYGLGFPVRVPCVPGGVAWGHDGAVFGYSSGVFSTPDGSRQAAVGANTWLLTDAGELNPLPAQAAAAALCDGSPSPAEVAPPWRATPVAAAAAPVR
- a CDS encoding helix-turn-helix transcriptional regulator, which codes for MRNDVRELRVGNGLSQAELGGVLGVSRQTVNAIETGRYSPSLALAIQLARYFGRPVEEVFHVDT
- the otsB gene encoding trehalose-phosphatase; protein product: MTSPDTLPTPTTPEGEAALRAIVEDPGQSMLAFDFDGVLSPIVDDPERAFAHPGVLPAFRRLAPSFRALAIVTGRPAELVVRLGEFAGVSELAGLLVVGHYGEERWDARTGEVTAPPVAPGVEEVRRALPDLLRRWGAPDGTRVEDKGRAVAVHVRQTADPAAATELLTDRLTELARAHDLEAQPGRMVLELKPGGMDKGAALRRLAEDVGPRALAYTGDDLGDLPAYDTVEELRTQGIAGLKVCSGSTEVTALADRADLVLDGPPGVAAFLDALADTLDA
- a CDS encoding alpha,alpha-trehalose-phosphate synthase (UDP-forming) — its product is MASEPNKSVLLASNRGPVSFRQDDAGRLHCVGGSGGLSSALAAIPPQEDALWVAAALSDADRLAARSAPSGRLDAAGYDTGTLPVRLLDIEPLTFTRAYNGIANSTLWFLHHLLFDTANTPVFDRRFRREWASYVDYNTAFAQALAEEAAPGGRVLIQDYHLTLAPQLLRARRPDLAIGHFSHTPWAPPDYFRLLPDDVAVALLEGLLAADNAGFLTERWAAAFLACCESVLGARVDRAHNTVEYAGRRTVVGVHPLGVDAGAMRARANAPDVWARMAGLRAQVGDRLLLVRVDRAELSKNIVRGLLAYRELLRRRPEWQGRVVHAALAYPSRHDIPEYREYSASVQRIAKEIVDEFGSPDWDPLLLSVDDDYARSLAAYRMGHVAVVNPIRDGMNLVAKEIPIVSDNGCALVLSREAGAAVELGDAAFLINPFDIEETAEAMHAALSLSGAERRARSAALAEAAGRCPPRGWLAEQLDALRA
- a CDS encoding DUF3263 domain-containing protein, producing MDAAMEPAPKITAGVSDDPTIDSSAESAEVDSRTSGLGERDQQIISFERQWWKYAGAKEQAIRDQFGMSATRYYQVLNALIDRPDALAFDPLLVKRLRRLRSSRQRARAARRLGTDG
- a CDS encoding P-loop NTPase; this encodes MSSSLNRRGAVRAAGWPAGILVLTTGIGLAAAFALTIWVTPTYEARSSMTVAAYSPAPANTGRPAPADGTGIPAAGGYDPVLSQGAVATVARLAESARVAHLTAAQTGIPAGAVSGHLHASYQPGVQVVTLTGDARTSRRAAAIVNTAATVLRAQVASAGTFGSGTTLTVSPWDRAATSTTATPTNLPRNLLLGGVAGLLAGLVIVVVRRRTDSTLRSTDQIERELQVGILGTLPRVPDRHQRKGALGAWRRLRVARPVRSAVAALAPLTDIPDRRLLVTSAYQDDGKAFVSALISLALAEQYYRVTLVETDLHRPGVGPHFPGGGEYTVQQLMSKPEQLKSAQGPLRVVSADECDPELSRALLRSVAFRDFLTSTREHSDVLVLDGPPVLVGAGLSALAAECDAAVVVVRACSTGVAEARRAIQVLDRLQLPIAGIIVVDARDEGGRTRYRSGSAPTYAPAPAPLPDASPALSPALSPPAGTAVDTDEERYASTGDEADRLTRSGGAPDQPAQQDTEPATSR